The DNA region GAACCTTCACGTTGCTGGTCGCGGAGTTAGACCATACCTTGGTGTTCAGACGGTAGCTTTCCAGACCGCGACCGGGCAGGTACTGCATATCGATGCTTGCCGGCAGCGGCGTGTTATCGGCCTGGGTCATATCCAGCTGTGAATCGACGCTGGCGTTAACGGTAATATCCTTTTGAATCGCCAGCGCGCTAACGGACGTGGTCATCGCGGCAACAATCATCAGAGGTTTAAAATACTTACGCATTGATATCTCCATATTTACAAATGAGCACCCTGGCTCTTTAAACAAACCCTGTGGGGGTTTTTACAGTGACGTCGTGTTATTGCACGACGGGTAAATCAGCTTCTTCAGCGGTTTTATTCAGCCAGTTGAAGTAGCGGAATTTATATTTTTGTCCTTGTACCTTCGCGAGCGTTTTTAATTTCCGCTCGGTGTCCGGATAAATCGTCGCGTCTTCTTTAATCCATTTACACGATGAATCTGCATCACAAATACCGATCTCTCTGAGCGGCACGCGCAGCGTGCCGTTGTTTTTTAACGTTCCCCTGAGAGGGTCAATCGACAGTGAAACCACGCTCTTTTCCGGGGCGAGGTGGATAAGCGCACCCCAAATCACGTTGACGCCCAATGTTGCCGTGGCCGCAGGGCTTTCCGTCTTGCCGGGGATAATGCTGTCAGGTTGCTTTACCCCTTCAAAATAGATGCGCCAGGTGGTCTCTTTTTCCGGCGGCGTAAGCGATATCAGGCGAACCACGCGCATTGCACCCGCCGCAAGGGCAAATTTTTCGGGCGTGACAACAACGCCACCCGCTTTCCAGGAGGCCACATCAACCTCTTTTTCCTGTGCCGTGCCGGGATTAAGAATTTTCTTTTGCCTCACCCGAATGAACTGAATATCATCCGTTTTCGACGCCACCTTAATTTGCGCCGCACCGGACTTATCTACGTTAAGTTCCATGGGGTACACGCTCATATTGGCCATTGCCATTTCTGAGAAAAATGGCAATGACAGCGCGGCGACATAAAAGGCGGTTGTCATGTTCACTCTATTTTTCTGTTTCATATTCAGACTGTCTGCTCTGCGTTTTATCGGCGGCGCGTTAACACCAGGACACCGTCTGCTTTCGTCTTGCTTCAGGGCAGGGAAACTTTAACCAGAACAGGGGTTTGTGAAAATTTGTATTAGTTAACTCGCTAAATACAGTTTTTTATCCTGCTTTCCTGGCTTTAAGGTTGTATAGTTAAGCGAAAATACCGCGACCAGGGATAGGAAGAAAATTCCTTCTGATTACAAAATAAGCAGATCGGGAGGCAGTTTTCATGTCGATGTACCATGGATTAAAAAGCATGCGGTAACAGCCGAGAATAAAAGATGTTTTTTATATGCAATAATTCGTTGTTATTTGATCCTGAAGCACATGCAATAAGTCTTGTTGGACAACCAGAATCTGTATTAACGCTGTCGGCACCCGCCGTTCGGCTTTTACAGGAATTTATTAAGCATAGAGGCCGCGATCTGAGTCGGGAGGAATTGATCGCCCGGGTGTGGGAGGAGTTTGGCTTTACGCCGTCAGGAAATAATCTCAATAAAGCGGTGAGTGAATTACGTAAAAGCGTCCAGGCACTGGGAGAGAGGCATGAATTTATCGTCACCGTGCCCCGCTATGGGTTTCGTTTTGAGGCCGATGTGATTTTTCAACCCAGAGAGAATATTCCGTCCGCCGTGCCTCAGCCCTCGTCCACGCCGCAAGAGGTAAAGCCTCAGCGCGCACCCATAAAAAAACGGGCGATGATAGCCGGATCGATCGTTGCCGCGTTGGGGGCGGGCGTCTACTTCAGCCTACAGCAGGGGATATTCGTTCCGGCGAAGCTCAACCCGGTTAAGGAAAAAATTGCGCGGTGCAGCATCTGGATTATCAACGATCACGGAAGACCATTAGTGCTGTCGAAATTAGCGAAGCAACTGGAGGCGAATAACGTGGCATGCGAGCGGGAGGCGTATGATATTTATTATTTCAGCGCCCGCTTTGCTATATCCGCCGCGGATGAAGTTTTCATTGGTGCCTGCCCGGCCAGTCAAACCAGCCTGTGCAAAACCATTCGTTATAAAAGCGGGGCTGAAAAATGAAAAGAAAACTTCTTTTTGCCCTGGGGGGAACCCTTATCGGCGGGGCAATCGCGTTATTTTTCTGTTCCGGCGTCTTTGATAAAAAGGACGTGCTGGCCTGCAGCACCGAATTTAACTTCACGCGCAATGAGGGAAGAGCAAGTGAAGTGAAGGTCAATAGCGTGGCACAGTTCTATTTTCATCGGGACGGTACCGGGGTGACGACCTACAAAGGCGCGGCAAAGGCCGGCGGGCAATGCCTGATTGTTGACAGAGATGTCGACTTTACCTGGGAGCAGCGGGACGATGATAAGGTCATTGTGTTGAGCTACACCAAAACCTGGCGTCGGCACAATGATAATACCCCGGATGACCAGTGGGGAAGCTTCGCCAGGCCGACCGCACGTTACTACCTCACGATCTCTGAACTCTCGCCCTCCGTGTGGCTAATTCAGGACCGGCGTTATCCGACCTATATTTGCCGGGGCGAGTAGGGCATAAAAAAAGGAGAATGCCGCGGCATTCTCCTTTTTATTTCAGCGAGTCGGCTTAATCGCGGCTGGCGAAGCCCAGGATGCTCAACAGGCTGACGAAGATGTTGTACAGCGACACGTACAGGCTCACGGTGGCGCGAATATAGTTCGTCTCGCCGCCGCGAATGATGTTGCTGGTTTCAAACAGGATCGCGCCGGAGGAGATCAGAATAAACACGGCGCTGATCGCCAGGTGCAGAGCAGGCAGCTGCAGGAAGATGTTCGCCACCATACCCACCAGCACCACCACGACGCCCGCCATCAGCATACCGCCGAGGAAGGACATGTCCTTACGGGTGGTCAGCACGTAGGCCGAGCAGCAGAAGAACACCAGCGCGGTACCGCCCAGCGCCATGCCGATAAGGTCACCCATTCCGGCAGACAGGTACGCATTCAGCATCGGCCCGAGAATGTAGCCCAGGAAGCCGGTGAAGGCGAACGCGGACAGAATACCGACCGGTTTATCAGCGGTTTTGTAGGTCAGGAACATCAGACCATACATCCCCACCAGCGTCAGGATCAGCCCCGGAGACGGCAGCATCAGCACGGTGCTGGCGGTGGCGGTGATGGCTGAGAATGCCAGCGTCAGGCTGAGCATGAAATAGGTATTGCGCAGCACCTTGTGGGTGCTGAGTAGCGATGTGCGGTCGCGCGACGAAGTAATTATACGATCCATGAGTCACTCTCTTATGACAGATGTAATTAGCGGAAAGAATAGGAAACCGCACGCCAGTCTCAAAGTGGTTTTACCCATCTTTACTCAGCACCTTAGCGCCGGAGGCGGTTATTTCTTCTGCAGAAATGTGTTTCATTAGTAGGAATAGCGGTTTGAGAAAATTTACCAGATCAACCTCTTATAGGTTACTGAAAAATATTGCGTTATTACCATCCGAGCGCTAAGAGTTATCTCCGGATCGTCATAAAACAGACAATAAGGCGAAGGACATGAAACCACAAACACGCACGCGCTTTACGCTTTCTTTACTCACCGCCGGGATCCTGTGCGCCAGCACGGCAGCCTGGGCGGCTAACGTGCCGGCAGGAACCGCGCTGGCCGATAAACAGGAACTGGTCAGGAATAACGGCAGTGAACCGGCCTCGCTCGACCCGCATAAAGTTGAAAGCGATGTCGAATTCAATATTATCAGCGATTTATTCGAAGGTCTGGTCGGCGTCTCTCCTTCAGGCGAGATTCAACCCCGGCTGGCGGAAAAATGGGAGAACAAGGACAACACCGTCTGGACGTTCCATTTGCGTCCGGGCATCACCTGGAGCGACGGCACGGCGATTACCGCAGAAGATGTGGTCTGGAGCTGGCAGCGCCTGATCGATCCGAAAACGGCGTCACCGTATGCCAGCTATCCGGGCAACATGCATATCGCTAACGCGGCCGAGATCGCCCAGGGGAAAAAAGCGCCCGATACGCTGGGCGTAAAAGCGATAAACGACACCACCCTGGAAGTGACGCTCACGCAGCCCAACGCGGCGTTCCTCCCGATGCTGGCGCACCCGTCGCTGGTGCCGGTGGACAAAGTGCTGATTGGGCGATTCGGGGATAAGTGGACCAAGCCGGAGCATTTCGTCAGCAGCGGGGCGTATAAGCTGTCGCAGTGGGTGGTCAACGAGCGCATCGTGGCGGAGCGCAACCCGCGCTACTGGGATAATGCGCATACGGTAATCAACAAGGTGACCTATTTACCCATCACCTCCGAGGCCTCGGACGTGAACCGCTATAAGGCGGGCGAAATCGATATTGTCTACACGGTGCCGATTAACCAGTTTGCCCAGCTGAAGAAAACTCTCGGCAGCCAGCTGGACGTTTCTCCACAGCTGGCGACCTATTATTACGAGTTCAACACCACGCGCCCGCCGTTCAACGATGCTCGCGTGCGTAAGGCGCTAAACATGGCCCTGGATAAGGACATCATTGCCGGAAAAGTGTTAGGGCAGGGGCAGCGCCCGGCGTGGCTGATCAGCCAGCCGGACATTGGCGGCGTTAAGCTACAGAACCCGGATTACGCCAGCTGGCCGCTGGACAAGCGCATCGCGGAGGCGAAAAAGCTGCTGAACGAGGCCGGATATAACGCCAGCCACCCGCTGAGCTTTAACCTGCTGTACAACACCTCAGAATCGCACCAGCGCATTGCGATTGCCGCCAGCTCCATGTGGAAGAAAAACCTCGGCGTGGAGGCAAAGCTGCAAAACCAGGAGTGGAAAACCATGCTGGATACCATGCACACCCACAACTTTGACGCGGTGCGTTACGCGTGGATTGCCGATTATGACGATGCGGCGACCTTCCTGAACACCTTCCGCACGGGAGACAGCGAAAACACCAGCCAGTACAGCAATCCGGACTACGACCAGGCGCTGCTCAATGCCGCCAAAGCCAAAACAGCGGAGGAGCGGGGCAAGTTCTACCAGCAGGCGGAAGATCTGCTGGGGCGCGATGTGCCCGCCATTCCGGTGTATCACTACGTCCGCACGCATCTGGTCAAACCGTGGGTGGGCGGATTTACGCCGGATAAGCTGGGGTACTATTACACGAAGGACATGTACATCAAGAAACACTAGGCCTGTGCTGATAAAATCGTCGATGTGTCGTCAGTTCAACCGATTAAACACGTTTTGACTATTTTTACAGCGAACGAATGACGCCACTCTTTACAGCGCGCGGGGAGGTGTTTATAGTTCGCCTCACTTAGGAAGTGTGGCCGAGCGGTTGAAGGCACCGGTCTTGAAAACCGGCGACCCGAAAGGGTTCCAGAGTTCGAATCTCTGCGCTTCCGCCAGATATAAACCCCAGGTTACTCGTTAACCTGGGGTTTTTCTTTTGGCGTGAATGTAAAACCCGACTTTATGAACGAATAAAGACATGTAGGTCGGGTAGCGCAGCGCCACCCGGCAACAAACGCGGCGTTATGAGCGGATAAACGCCAGAATGTCCGCGTTGATGGTATCCGCATGGGTGGTGTGCATCCCGTGCGGGAAGCCCGGATAAATTTTCAGCACGCTGTTCGCCAGCAGCTGGTCCTGCAGCAGGGCCGCATTCTTATACGGCACGACCTGATCGTCATCGCCCTGCATCACCAGAACGGGGACCGTGATGGCTTTTAAATCTTCCGTCTGGTCGGTCTCAGAAAACGCCTTAATCCCCTCATAGTGCGCTTTGGCGCTGCCGATCATTCCCTGACGCCACCAGTTCTGGATCGTACCCTGTGAAACCTCGGCGCCATCACGGTTAAAGCCGTAGAAAGGCCCGCTGGCGACGTCGAGATAAAACTGAGCGCGATTAGCCGCCAGCGCGCTGCGGAAGCCGTCGAAAACCTCGATGGGCGTTCCGCCGGGGTTATTGTCCGTTTTGACCATCAGCGGCGGTACGGCGCTGACGAGCACCGCTTTGGCGACGCGCCCCTGCGGCTGGCCATACTTTGCGACATAGCGGGCGACCTGGCCGCCGCCGGTAGAGTGGCCCACGTGCACGGCATTGCGCAGGTCCAGGCTTTCAACCACGGCCGACGCGTCGGCCGCATAATGATCCATATCGTGGCCGTCACTCACCTGGTCCGAACGCCCATGACCGCGACGATCGATAGCGATAACGCGATAGCCTTCTGCGAGGAAGAAGAGCATCTGGTTATCCCAGTCATCGGCACTGAGAGGCCAGCCGTGGTGAAATACAATAGGTTGAGCTTCTTTCGGACCCCAGTCTTTATAAAAAATATTGACGCCGTCTTTCGTGGTTACGAATGCCATACCGCAGACTCCTCTGTTAAAAACAACACGACCCCTAAAGTGTAGGAGAAATCATAAACGCGGTGGGTTTCATTCCGGTGAAGGATATTCAACTGGCGTTCTGGGCTCTGGCACGCGGTGCCAGAGCCTTCAGGGGAGGGGCTACGGCAGAGGCGTTTAGCGGTTTTCTTCAATATAGCGGGCCAGATCGGCCGGGGTTTTCAGCACCGTCGCCACGTCGGTTGGTGGGATCATACAGCCGTAAACGTCCTGCACTTCCAGCACCATGTCGACCGCCAGGATGGAGTCGAGAATGTCGGATTCAATCAGCTCATCGTGAAAGCCCACCTTACGGGATAACACTTTTTCGAACAGGGCGAGAATTTCTTGTTCCATAATTTTTCCTGGGGTCATTAATTTGTGCGGGCGTAAGCGTCCAGCAGCTTGCGGTCAATTTTGCCGTTAGGATTCAGCGGCAAAGCGTCTTTTACGATAATTTGTGACGGCACCATATAGGGCGGAACCACCTTCGACAGCGAGGTTTTGATGGTATCCGGCGCCAGATCCGTCACGCAGAACGCGGCAATGCGCAGCACGCTGCCGCAGGATTTCATCAGCGGCAGCACCACCGCTTCGTTGATGCCGGACATCGCCAGCAGGCGGTTTTCGATCTCGTTGATTTCAATACGGTAACCGTTCAGTTTGACCTGGCTGTCGTTGCGGCCCTGGCAGTAGATGAGCCCGTCTTCATAGCCCAGATCGCCGGTCCGGTAGCCGCGAAACGCGTCATCTTCCCGATGAAGTAATTTCGCCGCGTTCTCCTGGGGCAGGCCAAGGTAGCCGCGCATGACGTTTTTCCCCCAGATAATCAGCTCGCCTTCAGCGGAAATTTCCATTTTGCTCTCAGGCATCATGACCCCTACCGGCAGCACGGCGCCGTCGCTGTTCAGGATCGCATCCGTGATTTCAACCACGGTTGTCGCGATGGTCGCTTCCGTTGGGCCATAGGAGTTGATGATTTTTGCCTGCGGGAAGCGGCGGCGTAGCTGTTTAACCAGCGCCTTGTTTAACACTTCACCAATGAAGATAAACACGCCGAGTTCAGGCAAATACTCGCTGTTGAACTGCGGGGAAAGCAGCTGCTGGTAGGCAAAAGAGGGGGTGGAGACCCAGGCGGAGACGGCGTTGCTTTTCAGTCGCGCCAGCCAGGTCTCTTTCTGAATGTCCTCTTTGGCGTTCAGGACGATGTGTCCGCCCATCGCCAGATTCGCCAGCAACGGGATCAGGGAGAGGTCAAAGCTGAACACCGCGTGGTTCATCAGGACCGGTTTTTCCGGCAGGGAAAAGTCCTTGCTGACCCATTTCATGAAGTGCCATACGCTTTCACGGCCAATCTGCACCCCTTTAGGCTTGCCGGTGCTGCCCGAGGTAAACATGATGTAGGCCAGATCCTGCTCTTCCAGCACCTTGCCCGACTCACCGGTGGCGATGAACTGCCGGGTCGCGACGTCGTAATAGTAAGGGGCACTCGCCAGATGGCAGATCTCCCGAAGGCGCTCCTGCGGGTAAATGCAGTCCACCGGGATGTACGGAATGTTGTGCAGCAGGCAGCTGTAAATCGCCACGGCGAACTCGGCCTGCTGGTGGCCGTACAAGACGACCGGCGTCCCGACAGCAGGCTGGCAACGCCGATAGCGCGCTGCCCAGTCCGTCACGGCGTCGGAAAGCTGCAGCCAGCTTAAGGCTTCGTCGCTGCCGCTGATGGCCAGCTGCTGCGGGGAGGCGGGATCGCACAATGCCGCACGCAGGAAATCCTGCAGTTCCTGAAGCTCGGTGTGATTTTTCATAGAGGTGACATTCCACTAAAGATGTAAAGGGATCCCGCGGCGCTCGCCAGCGTCAGAATTCGCCCTAAAAACGCAACGGCCGGATACTGCAGCCCGCGGTGCAGTGCCGGGCTACGTTTGGCCGACCACAGCAGCATGTTGTGCGCGACGGAAATCGCGCCAAACAGCGCGCCGCTAATGACGTAATGGCGCTCCAGACCATTCCATGCCCCCATGCAGAACAGGGTGCAAAAAATACCGATATTTTGCGCCAGCGTTTTGTTTTGACGGAAAAAGTTGAACTTCATCAGGTTCATATAAACGGGCATAAAGACCACATCGCGCAGCCATTCAGACAGGCTGATGTGGAAGCGACGCCAGAAATCCTGCGGGTTTTTAGCCAGAAGCGGCATATTGAAGTTTGCCGGAATGTTGAGCCCAAACAGGCGGCCCGCGCCGATGGCCATATTGCTGTAGCCCGCAAAATCAAAGTAGAGGTAGGCGCTATAGGCAATCGACATCACCACGCCCACGGTCAGCGTAAACGGCTTATGGCTCCAGGGCTGGACGACAAGCGAATCAATCAGCATGGCAAACAGGAACTTCTGGACAATGCCGGTAATGATTTGCTCTAGCGCGACTAAAAACTGTTCGCGGTTAAGGGCAAATACGGGCTTGCTGACGTCACTCATCCATGTCCGCCAGCGGTACATCGGGCCAGCCAGGATAATAAAGGGCATAAACAGGTAGCAGAAATAGTGCAGGAAATTCTGCCCTTCCTTTTTGCTGCGATAGAGCAGCACGTCCACCGCGCGGAACGTCATGAAGGAGAGGCCAATCATGCCGAGATGATGATTAACGTGCAGTTTCACCAAAAATAAAGGAAGCAGCGTTAACACAATCGCCTGCCAGGTTTTTAACCATCCCTTTTCTTTTAACGTGGCGACAAGATAAAAGCTGAAAAATACGGCCGCGGGAACCCGGTAGTCACCCTGAAAAATATAGCCCCAGCCTAATGCGGCCAGCACGGATAAGGCCGATAAATAGGTCAGACGATGGCGTAATACGCGATTGACCAGCGCAAACGCCAGGGCGGATGAAAATAAATAGACAAAAAACATTCCCGAGCTGTACATCATTCGGCCTCAGAACTTTTGATATTCAAAATGCAGCTGCATACTCATGCTGTCATCGACAGAGGTCCACGCGACGATGGTGATCGCCAGCAGGAGATAAAGGAAAAAAAGACGGATCGCAATTTTCATCATTTAAAACTCTGTGCAATAAAACGAATCATAGGAACCCAGGCCAGTTCGGAAGGGTGCAAACGATCCCAGTTCCAGCCATTCTGATACGGCATGGCGTACATATCTAAATAGGGGATCTGGTTCTCTTCCAGAATGGTTTTAATTTGCTTATCAACCGGGCGGAAGGTATCGGTATTGTAAAGCGCCCAGGGGTTAACCGGGTCGACGATAGCAATCACCTGCACGTGACGATCTTTCAGCAGCTGAACGGTTTTACGGAAAGCGGCAATTTGCGCAGGCACGACCGGCGTATCATCCCACTGCTGCGGCTTACCGTCCTCTTCGTAAATCGTTTTGTCCATCCACAGCGTTGCCGCGCTCTGCTGGCGTTTTTTATTTAACTCGCGCGCATTCGCCAGCTCTTTATCCCAGTCCGGTGAAATGTGGGCGGCTGGCTGCTGCGGCCAGGGCTGCACCGTCTGGGGCGTCACGTTGAGCAGCGCCAGCCAGTCGTTTTTTATCTGGGTGCAGATGTTCGCAAACTGGAAGCTCAGCTCGTCCCACATCAGGTCGGGGTGCCAGCCAAAGACGCGCATCTGGCCAAAGGTTAAATGGCTTATTTCTTTAGCATCAATATGTTTTAAGTAATTAACCAGCAGCGGGCGAGCCTGCGGATCTTTCATCAGCGGATTGAAGATAGAGCCTGGGAAGTTATCGGCATAAATAGCCGGCGGCAGCCCTTTTGAGTAAAAGCTGTCAGGTGCCAGGAGTAACACCACTTTACTGTTTGCGTTAAGGCTATTTTTAAAACGAGAGAACAGTAAAAATTGCGTTTCATCATCAACAAACGCATCGCCATACGCCACGACGGGCTGGTGCAATTGCTTATTAAAGTAATTATATACCGCGTAATGTTCATCTTCTGAGGTCGCAACCTCAGACGCGCCAATGAAAAAAATAGCATTCCCCTGTAAGGCATGGGAAATAGTCGCAATTTTTTCCGCTTGTTCTTTAGGCGTGCCCGTCATGGATTTAATCAGCGGCTGGAAGGTGAGCGGTGGATTGACGCTCGTCATCAGCGGATGAACACAAATGAACATAATGGCCAGCGTCGCCATCAGGATATGTAAGCAAAACGTATTTTTGATTTTCATCATTAACCAGTAAAACTACGTGGCAGTAATTTCTACAATCTGTAGGCGCTCAGATTTATAACAATTACACAACAAATGGCCGTCTATTTTTGTGGCATTCTATACCAGAGCGATTTAAAAAGATGAGCGTCGCTGTGTTACGGTTTGTACAAGGGAGAAGAGCGTCATGCAGGGAACGCGTTTCGGTGGCTTTTTGCGCAGTCAAACGCCCGCGGGTAAAAATAGAAAAATTCCTGCTTTACAAGGCGCTAATAGATGTTTATAGTGCGCCTCACTTTGGAAGCGTGGCCGAGCGGTTGAAGGCACCGGTCTTGAAAACCGGCGACCCGAAAGGGTTCTAGAGTTCGAATCTCTACGCTTCCGCCAAATTCGAAACCCAGGTCGTTATGCGACCTGGGTTTTTTTGTGCGCGCAGAAAATCCCCCTTTGATTGGTAAAAACTGCCTTAAGCGGGAATCCTGGTGCTGAGGATACTGCGTCGATACTGCAGCGGCGTCTGGCGCATCATCTTTTTAAAGCAGGTAATGAAATAGGTCACCTCGCTAAAGCCCACCGCCAGCGCAATGGCGTCAACAGGCTCATCGCTGTACCGCAGCAGATCGCAGCTGCTTTTTATCCGGCGGGTTAGCAAATACTCATGGATGCTGCCGCCGGTCTGCTGGCGAAAAATGCGTGAGGTATAGCTGCGCGAGAGCCCCAGGTCGTGCGCTAGCTGGTCGAGCGAAAACTTGCTGGCATAGTGGGCTTCGACCCAGCTCATAATCCGCGAGGCGACGGTCTGCTGGCGCGGCGGGTAGGGCTGCGGCTGCTCGGGCAGAAATGCCATGAGCTGCATCGCCAGAAATGCCACCTCGCAGGCTGCGGTCTGCTCGTTATCCTCCAGGCCCTGAAACTGTTCAAGGATCCTCTCGATAAACGCCGCGTGCTCGCTGAGATCGTAGATTTGCGCCGGCAGATTGCTGGCGGCCAGCGCGGCGAACCGGGCCTGATGGCGCGGGAAGGCGCTGAGCGCACTTTCGACGACGGACTGCTCAATGTGCATGGTGGTGCGGTGATAGGGGTTCTTATCGCTATGATCCACCTGCACCTTATGCAAACGGAAGGGCGGGAAGATAAATAGTCGCCCCGGACGCGCGGTATAGTGCTGATTATCCACCACCACGATGCCGTAACCGCTGGAAATATAGAGCAATTCAACGCACTGATGCCAGTGGTAATAAATCGCGCTGGTGGTAGACATGCGGTTAAATGATATTGCCTGCCGATCGAGCGTGATCCGTTCCAGCAGTTGCGTTTCCCTCATTTTACCTCCAGGACAACAGATTTAAATTTTTAGGCCATCGTTTGTAATTTATCCCTCTCGCGGCCAGCAAAATCCAGAAAAAATGAAATAGCGGTTCAATTTTGTGAGTCTGCTCACTCAGCGCCGGGAATAAAAGCAGTTACTCTTCATCCAGACGTCGCACTCATGGCGTTAAAAAGCCTAATAACAACAACTTATCTCTACCCTCGTGTAATGCGGGAGGACCCTGTGCAACCTAAAAACATCAATCTGGATAATCCACTGACAGGCCGGGAAGAGGTGCAGCGGCTGGTCAACGAGATGCTCAACGCGGTGGCGCCCTGGTTTGAAAAAGACGCCAGCCGTATTGATTTAGCAAACTTCACCGCTCACTACGGCCAGCAGGTCGCGAGCATGGAAGCCTTTTCCCGCCTGCTGTGGGGCGTCACGCCGCTGCTGGCTGGCGGCAGCGAGCCGCAACGCTTCTCCTTCTATTTACAGGCGATAAAAAACGGCACCAATCCGCAGCACGCTGACTACTGGGGGGATGTCGGCCCTTACGATCAGCGCATCGTCGAGATGGCGGCCTACGGTCTGCTGCTGGCGCTGGCGGGTGAAACCGTCCTGGCACACTTCACCGAGACGGAGAAAGCGAATTTATGGCGCTGGCTAAGGCAGTGCGAGACCCAGGACATCCCCGATAACAACTGGCACTTCTTCCCGATTCTGGTGCAGGTCGGCTTCCATCACTGCGGCATGCCGACCAACCCGCAGGCGCTGGAGGACCATTTTGCTGCCATGGAGCATTACTATCTCGGCGATGGCTGGTACGCCGATGGTCCGGGCCGGCCGCGCGACTATTACATCTCGATGGGCTTCCATTTCTATGGCCTGATCTACGCGAAGCTGATGGTCGATGTCGATCCTAAGCGGTGTGCAACCCTGCGCGATCGCGCCGCGCGTTTCTCCTCTGACTTCATCCATTTCTTCGCCGAAGACGGCGCGGCGATCCCGTTTGGCCGTAGCCTGACCTACCGCTTTGCCGAGGCGGCGTTCTGGAGTGCGGCGGCCTTCGCCGGGCTGGAGGTCTTTTCGCCGGGCGTGATGAAGGGCATCGTGCTGCGCCATCTGCGCTGGTGGCTGAAGCAGCCGATATTTGACCGCGACGGCATACTGAGCGTCGGCTACAGCTACCCGAATCTGGCGATGGCGGAAGACTACAACGCGCCGGGTTCGCCCTACTGGGGCCTGAAGACCCTGCTGGTGCTGGCA from Enterobacter chengduensis includes:
- a CDS encoding fimbrial protein — protein: MKQKNRVNMTTAFYVAALSLPFFSEMAMANMSVYPMELNVDKSGAAQIKVASKTDDIQFIRVRQKKILNPGTAQEKEVDVASWKAGGVVVTPEKFALAAGAMRVVRLISLTPPEKETTWRIYFEGVKQPDSIIPGKTESPAATATLGVNVIWGALIHLAPEKSVVSLSIDPLRGTLKNNGTLRVPLREIGICDADSSCKWIKEDATIYPDTERKLKTLAKVQGQKYKFRYFNWLNKTAEEADLPVVQ
- a CDS encoding winged helix-turn-helix domain-containing protein — its product is MFFICNNSLLFDPEAHAISLVGQPESVLTLSAPAVRLLQEFIKHRGRDLSREELIARVWEEFGFTPSGNNLNKAVSELRKSVQALGERHEFIVTVPRYGFRFEADVIFQPRENIPSAVPQPSSTPQEVKPQRAPIKKRAMIAGSIVAALGAGVYFSLQQGIFVPAKLNPVKEKIARCSIWIINDHGRPLVLSKLAKQLEANNVACEREAYDIYYFSARFAISAADEVFIGACPASQTSLCKTIRYKSGAEK
- the yccA gene encoding FtsH protease modulator YccA: MDRIITSSRDRTSLLSTHKVLRNTYFMLSLTLAFSAITATASTVLMLPSPGLILTLVGMYGLMFLTYKTADKPVGILSAFAFTGFLGYILGPMLNAYLSAGMGDLIGMALGGTALVFFCCSAYVLTTRKDMSFLGGMLMAGVVVVLVGMVANIFLQLPALHLAISAVFILISSGAILFETSNIIRGGETNYIRATVSLYVSLYNIFVSLLSILGFASRD
- a CDS encoding ABC transporter substrate-binding protein, producing the protein MKPQTRTRFTLSLLTAGILCASTAAWAANVPAGTALADKQELVRNNGSEPASLDPHKVESDVEFNIISDLFEGLVGVSPSGEIQPRLAEKWENKDNTVWTFHLRPGITWSDGTAITAEDVVWSWQRLIDPKTASPYASYPGNMHIANAAEIAQGKKAPDTLGVKAINDTTLEVTLTQPNAAFLPMLAHPSLVPVDKVLIGRFGDKWTKPEHFVSSGAYKLSQWVVNERIVAERNPRYWDNAHTVINKVTYLPITSEASDVNRYKAGEIDIVYTVPINQFAQLKKTLGSQLDVSPQLATYYYEFNTTRPPFNDARVRKALNMALDKDIIAGKVLGQGQRPAWLISQPDIGGVKLQNPDYASWPLDKRIAEAKKLLNEAGYNASHPLSFNLLYNTSESHQRIAIAASSMWKKNLGVEAKLQNQEWKTMLDTMHTHNFDAVRYAWIADYDDAATFLNTFRTGDSENTSQYSNPDYDQALLNAAKAKTAEERGKFYQQAEDLLGRDVPAIPVYHYVRTHLVKPWVGGFTPDKLGYYYTKDMYIKKH
- a CDS encoding alpha/beta fold hydrolase encodes the protein MAFVTTKDGVNIFYKDWGPKEAQPIVFHHGWPLSADDWDNQMLFFLAEGYRVIAIDRRGHGRSDQVSDGHDMDHYAADASAVVESLDLRNAVHVGHSTGGGQVARYVAKYGQPQGRVAKAVLVSAVPPLMVKTDNNPGGTPIEVFDGFRSALAANRAQFYLDVASGPFYGFNRDGAEVSQGTIQNWWRQGMIGSAKAHYEGIKAFSETDQTEDLKAITVPVLVMQGDDDQVVPYKNAALLQDQLLANSVLKIYPGFPHGMHTTHADTINADILAFIRS
- a CDS encoding acyl carrier protein, with amino-acid sequence MEQEILALFEKVLSRKVGFHDELIESDILDSILAVDMVLEVQDVYGCMIPPTDVATVLKTPADLARYIEENR
- a CDS encoding AMP-binding protein; the encoded protein is MKNHTELQELQDFLRAALCDPASPQQLAISGSDEALSWLQLSDAVTDWAARYRRCQPAVGTPVVLYGHQQAEFAVAIYSCLLHNIPYIPVDCIYPQERLREICHLASAPYYYDVATRQFIATGESGKVLEEQDLAYIMFTSGSTGKPKGVQIGRESVWHFMKWVSKDFSLPEKPVLMNHAVFSFDLSLIPLLANLAMGGHIVLNAKEDIQKETWLARLKSNAVSAWVSTPSFAYQQLLSPQFNSEYLPELGVFIFIGEVLNKALVKQLRRRFPQAKIINSYGPTEATIATTVVEITDAILNSDGAVLPVGVMMPESKMEISAEGELIIWGKNVMRGYLGLPQENAAKLLHREDDAFRGYRTGDLGYEDGLIYCQGRNDSQVKLNGYRIEINEIENRLLAMSGINEAVVLPLMKSCGSVLRIAAFCVTDLAPDTIKTSLSKVVPPYMVPSQIIVKDALPLNPNGKIDRKLLDAYARTN
- a CDS encoding MBOAT family O-acyltransferase; translation: MYSSGMFFVYLFSSALAFALVNRVLRHRLTYLSALSVLAALGWGYIFQGDYRVPAAVFFSFYLVATLKEKGWLKTWQAIVLTLLPLFLVKLHVNHHLGMIGLSFMTFRAVDVLLYRSKKEGQNFLHYFCYLFMPFIILAGPMYRWRTWMSDVSKPVFALNREQFLVALEQIITGIVQKFLFAMLIDSLVVQPWSHKPFTLTVGVVMSIAYSAYLYFDFAGYSNMAIGAGRLFGLNIPANFNMPLLAKNPQDFWRRFHISLSEWLRDVVFMPVYMNLMKFNFFRQNKTLAQNIGIFCTLFCMGAWNGLERHYVISGALFGAISVAHNMLLWSAKRSPALHRGLQYPAVAFLGRILTLASAAGSLYIFSGMSPL